The Diaphorobacter ruginosibacter genome contains a region encoding:
- a CDS encoding kelch repeat-containing protein, giving the protein MYQNSSLGRWLAASALYLGLLGGSHAGWAPGADFASARLLHTATLLPDGSVWLAGGQDGSGGVLASTQRLDPGSGRWVAAANLPQPRLAHTSTRLRNGTVLIAGGTSTTGGPLGSAFIYDAQADAFTPAGADMAVRRRHHTATLLQDGRVLVVGGQGMAGQAALRSAEIYDPATRTWTGIDEMPGSGARQHTATLLANGQVLVAGGTDNHENPTLAAFVFNPASGAWQSVPMPAGQQRRGHTATLLPDGRVYLAGGLDSAGPRRDSLIFDPASRAWTQGPELNVPRGEHHATLMPDGRVLLTGGTGRGPNGPIHLASAEAFDPQANTHMGEGSMAAGRSHHTATLLAGGELLVAGGGDAMASVELFTQTQAPVSVAALTATSGSRRATPLGDGSVLVAGGIRNNVEAVPPVRYLPSSNQWLPAGTPVATGLRASHTQSLLRDGQVLAVGGYGDGGVTLGSAELYDPVGNTWSAAAALTQLRQLHSATLLADGSVLVAGGMTAFNPSTALGHAEIYRATDRTWETAAPLLAPRSAQAAVPLPGNRVLVIGGQSAQGAGMASVERYDAGTNTWTAVAPMAQPRRWGHTATLLHSGRVLVSGGDDGTYRGAELYDPATDTWQPAGTMVNRRSFHTATLLADGRVLVAGGYAGPANAAVQRHMEIYDPVSNRWEDAGSLNQDRAGGHTATLLPNGQVLVVGSALVSVPPGDSEPPLLITPSPQAAGRQRPAIAAIQGARRAGVPLQLQGSGFLGDSEGGSGATQQSASNLPVLRLERLGGGPALWVAAAQSDATSLVSLPLPGWLPDGPYSVRVVTGGVASVAYTLLMPADGDPPGMPMSLSAQPGDGQVAITWQAPSGSPVPVSYTVTAQPGGAACTAQHPATTCTVRNLVNGTVYSFTATAVALDGSTSAPSAPVTATPAESIPPVGAPGVPTGLAAQAGDRQVTLRWQAPAGNPVPTSYSVTAQPGGGGCTAQHPSTTCTVPGLNNGTAYAFTVSATAASGTSAPSPQVTATPRAAGPGPNPDPGHPGNLRAVPALGVPALAFLAFGAGALGALRLRRRA; this is encoded by the coding sequence ATGTACCAAAACTCATCCCTGGGCCGCTGGCTGGCGGCCAGCGCGCTGTATCTGGGCCTGCTGGGCGGCAGCCACGCCGGCTGGGCGCCAGGCGCCGACTTTGCCTCCGCGCGCCTGCTGCACACCGCCACCTTGCTGCCCGACGGCAGCGTCTGGCTGGCCGGTGGCCAGGACGGCTCGGGCGGTGTCCTGGCCTCGACGCAGCGCCTAGACCCCGGCAGTGGCCGGTGGGTGGCCGCCGCGAACCTGCCGCAGCCCCGCCTTGCGCATACCAGCACGCGGCTGCGCAACGGAACCGTGCTGATCGCGGGCGGCACCAGCACCACCGGGGGACCGCTGGGCAGCGCATTCATCTACGACGCGCAGGCGGATGCCTTCACGCCCGCGGGTGCGGACATGGCGGTACGCCGTCGCCATCACACGGCGACGCTGTTGCAGGACGGACGGGTGCTGGTCGTCGGCGGCCAGGGCATGGCGGGGCAGGCGGCCCTGCGCAGTGCAGAGATCTACGACCCGGCCACCCGCACGTGGACGGGCATCGACGAGATGCCCGGCAGCGGCGCGCGCCAGCACACGGCCACACTGCTGGCGAACGGCCAGGTGCTGGTGGCGGGAGGCACGGACAACCATGAGAACCCCACGCTGGCCGCGTTTGTCTTCAACCCCGCAAGCGGTGCATGGCAGAGCGTGCCGATGCCGGCGGGACAGCAGCGCAGGGGCCACACAGCCACTTTGCTGCCCGACGGGCGTGTGTACCTGGCGGGCGGGCTGGACAGCGCAGGCCCGCGCCGGGACAGCCTGATCTTTGATCCCGCCTCGCGCGCCTGGACGCAGGGGCCTGAGCTGAATGTGCCGCGCGGAGAGCACCACGCGACGCTCATGCCCGACGGCCGCGTGCTTCTGACAGGTGGCACGGGGCGCGGACCGAACGGCCCCATTCACCTGGCCAGCGCCGAAGCCTTCGATCCGCAGGCCAACACCCACATGGGGGAGGGCAGCATGGCCGCGGGCCGCAGCCACCACACGGCCACCTTGCTGGCGGGTGGTGAGTTGCTGGTCGCAGGCGGAGGCGATGCGATGGCTTCCGTCGAGCTGTTCACGCAGACGCAGGCCCCGGTCAGCGTGGCGGCACTCACGGCCACTTCCGGATCGCGTCGGGCCACACCGTTGGGCGACGGCTCCGTGCTCGTGGCGGGTGGCATCCGAAACAACGTGGAGGCCGTACCCCCTGTGCGCTACCTCCCATCATCCAACCAGTGGTTGCCTGCGGGCACTCCGGTCGCCACCGGCCTGCGCGCGAGCCACACGCAGAGCCTTCTCAGGGATGGCCAGGTGCTGGCGGTCGGTGGCTATGGCGATGGTGGCGTCACGCTGGGCAGCGCCGAGCTGTATGACCCGGTCGGCAATACCTGGAGTGCTGCAGCCGCGCTGACCCAGCTGCGCCAGCTTCACAGCGCCACTTTGCTGGCGGATGGCTCGGTGCTGGTCGCGGGGGGCATGACGGCCTTCAATCCGTCCACAGCGCTGGGCCATGCGGAGATCTACCGCGCAACCGACCGCACGTGGGAAACCGCTGCGCCCCTGCTGGCGCCGCGCTCCGCACAGGCGGCCGTGCCCCTTCCTGGCAACCGGGTGCTTGTGATCGGTGGGCAGTCTGCGCAGGGGGCGGGCATGGCCTCCGTGGAGCGCTACGATGCCGGCACCAACACCTGGACGGCGGTCGCCCCCATGGCCCAGCCGCGCAGGTGGGGACATACGGCCACGCTGCTGCACAGTGGCCGCGTGCTGGTTTCCGGCGGCGACGACGGCACCTACAGGGGGGCCGAGCTCTACGACCCCGCCACGGACACCTGGCAGCCCGCTGGCACCATGGTGAATCGGCGCAGCTTCCATACGGCGACACTGCTGGCTGACGGCCGGGTGCTGGTGGCGGGCGGCTACGCCGGTCCGGCCAATGCGGCGGTGCAACGCCATATGGAGATCTACGATCCGGTCAGCAACCGCTGGGAAGACGCCGGCTCGCTGAACCAGGATCGCGCCGGAGGCCACACCGCCACGCTGCTGCCGAATGGCCAGGTGCTGGTGGTCGGCAGTGCGCTGGTCAGTGTTCCTCCCGGTGACAGCGAGCCGCCACTGCTGATCACGCCATCGCCGCAGGCGGCCGGACGCCAGCGGCCTGCCATCGCGGCGATACAGGGCGCGCGCCGCGCGGGCGTACCGCTGCAACTGCAGGGCTCGGGATTCCTTGGCGATAGCGAGGGCGGCAGCGGTGCCACGCAGCAGTCTGCCTCGAATTTGCCGGTGCTGCGCCTGGAGCGGCTGGGGGGTGGTCCGGCGCTGTGGGTGGCTGCCGCGCAGTCGGATGCCACGAGCCTGGTCTCGCTGCCCTTGCCCGGCTGGCTGCCGGACGGGCCGTACAGCGTGCGGGTGGTCACCGGCGGTGTAGCCTCGGTCGCCTACACCCTGCTGATGCCTGCCGATGGCGACCCACCCGGCATGCCCATGAGCCTGAGCGCGCAGCCGGGGGATGGCCAGGTCGCCATCACATGGCAGGCACCTTCCGGCAGCCCCGTGCCCGTCAGCTATACCGTCACGGCACAGCCGGGCGGTGCGGCCTGCACGGCACAGCATCCCGCCACGACCTGCACGGTCCGCAATCTCGTCAATGGCACGGTCTACAGCTTCACGGCGACAGCCGTGGCGCTGGACGGCAGCACTTCAGCGCCGTCGGCGCCTGTCACCGCGACGCCCGCAGAGTCCATTCCGCCGGTGGGTGCCCCCGGAGTTCCCACCGGCCTCGCCGCGCAGGCTGGTGATCGGCAGGTCACGTTGAGATGGCAAGCGCCCGCAGGCAACCCGGTCCCGACAAGCTACTCCGTGACGGCGCAGCCGGGCGGTGGCGGCTGCACGGCGCAGCATCCCTCCACCACCTGCACGGTGCCGGGTCTGAACAATGGCACGGCCTACGCGTTCACCGTCAGCGCCACGGCCGCGAGCGGTACCTCAGCCCCTTCGCCTCAGGTGACGGCCACGCCCCGGGCTGCGGGCCCGGGACCCAACCCCGATCCCGGCCATCCGGGCAACCTGCGGGCCGTGCCCGCGCTGGGTGTTCCCGCACTGGCATTTCTGGCTTTCGGCGCGGGCGCACTGGGGGCGTTGCGGTTGCGGCGCAGGGCCTGA
- a CDS encoding alpha/beta hydrolase family protein, protein MPHYLLPVPDTGHCVALRAYATPGPTRASVVIGGALGVRQHFYAEFAHWLAEQGYRVTTFDYRGQGDSRQGPLREVRADLHDWARDYEAVIAHAKALSPGSPLFLLGHSLGAQLPGLLREPCKVDGLLCIAAGSGYWRDCTPTVQWAAPWFWHVLVPLATGACGYFPGRRLRKVGDIPAGVMLQWRRWCLHPRYSVGAEGEAAARSYAAIRFPVHALSIRDDELMTCHGTQQLIDFYANAPRCVERIAPEDVPTRHIGHFGFFRPAFAGSLWLRAAQVLAAWAAGN, encoded by the coding sequence ATGCCTCACTACCTGTTGCCCGTCCCCGATACCGGGCACTGCGTCGCGCTGCGCGCATATGCCACGCCGGGGCCGACGCGAGCGAGCGTGGTCATCGGCGGTGCGCTGGGCGTGCGCCAGCATTTCTACGCCGAGTTCGCCCACTGGCTTGCGGAGCAGGGTTACCGGGTGACCACGTTCGACTACCGAGGGCAGGGAGATTCCCGGCAAGGGCCCCTGCGCGAGGTGCGGGCCGACCTGCATGACTGGGCACGCGACTACGAGGCCGTCATCGCGCATGCCAAGGCGTTGAGTCCGGGCTCGCCGCTGTTCCTGCTGGGCCATAGCCTGGGCGCGCAGTTGCCCGGCCTGCTGCGTGAGCCATGCAAGGTGGATGGCCTGCTCTGTATTGCCGCCGGTAGCGGCTATTGGCGTGACTGCACGCCCACCGTCCAATGGGCCGCTCCCTGGTTCTGGCATGTGCTGGTGCCACTGGCGACGGGCGCTTGCGGCTACTTTCCGGGGCGGCGCCTGCGCAAGGTGGGCGACATCCCGGCCGGAGTGATGCTGCAATGGCGTCGCTGGTGCCTGCACCCTCGCTACAGCGTGGGCGCGGAGGGTGAGGCGGCGGCACGCAGCTATGCGGCCATACGCTTTCCCGTCCACGCGCTCTCGATCCGCGACGACGAGCTGATGACATGCCATGGAACGCAGCAGCTCATCGATTTCTACGCCAATGCACCGCGCTGCGTGGAGCGCATCGCACCGGAGGATGTGCCCACCCGGCACATCGGGCATTTCGGATTCTTCCGGCCCGCCTTCGCGGGAAGCCTCTGGCTGCGCGCGGCGCAGGTGCTGGCGGCGTGGGCGGCAGGAAACTGA
- a CDS encoding LuxR C-terminal-related transcriptional regulator: protein MQPVSSPLVSTLYAGSIPQAKLSPPRPSTAQVPRAVMQARLQEALRARLVLVRAPAGFGKTTAMQQLRTQYESAGIATAWLTLDAADNDVSRLLHCMGSAVRALDAQAGTASDLFGVLNALARDNLPFALFLDDFEVLQSDAVMGLVRQFAEQLPACGRLVIGSRAMPEMGLGRMRARGQLLEIDAAALRFTEDEAREFFRLRGCALPPKAMAQLLDKTEGWISALWLASLALEKRGQYREFVERFSGTDQAVAEYLAEDVLAQQSEEVRDFLLRTSILRTLDPRVCEALVPRCDCAAMLGRLDAENLFLTPLSGDNGSYRYHSLFADFLRAQLAREQPREVARLHLAASGWYESQARPVPAIEHALEGGDFPHALHLLREHAEHLLEQGRMRLLSRWFAAIPAELLVDEPLLQVAAVYAECFTRGAWQAQQRLDRSPAQHSADASVQAHLNALRPLLLATMDRVEEALPAGRAALMHVPSCRPFADSTLANAMAFVVSVMGDAREAYALLDAAHGTQDGSIFSRMYSESVQGVLDQSEGRLRQAAARFRVALAATPRAASYNPTNGNAWAGVLHAGVLYESNDLDVADHLLNVYLPLARDAGLPDHVIVSYRMRARIAFLRGDVDSAFGLLTELEFLGHDRQLPRVTASARLEQARIFTLQGNGQAAADALQRADDPAVWPRIERLRFAAHEVEDIAIGRLRWRLRFVHGLGELERDLAAHVTQAQASGRRHRELKLRLLSALALARNGRHGESLEALSGVLHHTAQEGFMRLLLDEGALLAPLLRRFQRDARCARDAGPIIVDHVAQLLEALDRSGELIEPEEPPDEADAGAVDAPPVLVDPLSRKELKVLELVASGYSNAAMAERLFVSESTVRTHLRSINVKLGARSRTQAVALARRLGVVR from the coding sequence ATGCAGCCCGTGTCATCTCCGCTCGTCAGCACCCTCTACGCCGGCTCGATTCCCCAGGCCAAGCTCAGCCCGCCACGCCCTTCCACGGCCCAGGTGCCGCGGGCGGTGATGCAGGCGAGGCTGCAGGAGGCCCTGCGCGCGCGGCTGGTGCTGGTGCGGGCACCCGCGGGCTTTGGCAAGACCACGGCCATGCAGCAACTGCGTACGCAATACGAGTCGGCGGGCATCGCCACGGCATGGCTGACGCTGGATGCGGCGGACAATGACGTGTCGCGCCTGCTGCATTGCATGGGCAGCGCCGTGCGGGCGCTGGACGCCCAGGCGGGCACGGCGAGCGATCTCTTCGGCGTGCTGAATGCATTGGCGCGCGACAACCTGCCGTTTGCCTTGTTTCTCGACGACTTCGAGGTGCTGCAGAGCGATGCGGTGATGGGGCTGGTGCGCCAGTTTGCCGAACAGCTTCCCGCATGCGGGCGCCTGGTGATCGGTTCACGGGCCATGCCGGAAATGGGGCTGGGCCGCATGCGTGCGCGGGGACAGTTGCTGGAGATCGACGCGGCCGCGCTGCGCTTCACCGAGGACGAGGCCCGCGAGTTCTTCCGCCTGCGTGGCTGCGCCTTGCCGCCCAAGGCGATGGCGCAGTTGCTCGACAAGACCGAGGGGTGGATCAGCGCGCTCTGGCTGGCGTCGCTCGCGCTGGAAAAGCGCGGGCAGTACCGCGAGTTCGTCGAGCGCTTCTCGGGCACCGACCAGGCCGTGGCGGAATACCTGGCCGAGGACGTGCTGGCCCAGCAGAGCGAGGAAGTGCGTGATTTTCTTCTGCGCACCAGCATTCTGCGCACGCTCGACCCCCGGGTCTGCGAGGCGCTGGTGCCGCGCTGTGATTGCGCCGCGATGCTGGGGCGGCTCGATGCGGAGAACCTGTTTCTCACGCCGCTCAGCGGTGACAACGGCAGTTATCGCTACCACAGCCTGTTTGCCGACTTCCTTCGCGCACAGCTCGCACGGGAGCAGCCTCGGGAAGTGGCCCGGCTGCACCTGGCCGCCTCGGGCTGGTACGAGTCGCAGGCTCGCCCGGTGCCTGCCATCGAGCATGCGCTGGAAGGCGGTGATTTCCCCCATGCGCTGCACCTGCTGCGCGAACACGCCGAGCACCTGCTCGAGCAGGGACGCATGCGGCTGCTGTCGCGCTGGTTTGCCGCCATTCCTGCGGAGCTGCTGGTCGACGAGCCCCTGCTGCAGGTGGCCGCGGTCTACGCCGAATGCTTCACGCGCGGAGCCTGGCAGGCGCAGCAGCGCCTGGATCGATCGCCCGCGCAGCACAGCGCCGATGCGTCGGTGCAGGCCCATCTGAATGCCTTGCGCCCCTTGTTGCTGGCCACGATGGACCGGGTGGAGGAGGCCCTTCCTGCCGGGCGCGCGGCCCTCATGCATGTGCCCAGCTGCCGGCCGTTTGCCGACAGCACGCTGGCCAATGCCATGGCCTTCGTGGTCTCGGTGATGGGGGATGCGCGCGAGGCCTATGCATTGCTGGACGCGGCCCACGGCACGCAGGACGGCAGCATCTTCAGCCGCATGTACTCGGAGTCCGTGCAAGGGGTGCTCGACCAGTCCGAGGGCCGGCTGCGGCAGGCGGCCGCGCGCTTCAGGGTGGCCTTGGCAGCCACGCCGCGAGCGGCCTCGTACAACCCCACCAACGGCAATGCGTGGGCTGGCGTGCTGCATGCGGGTGTGCTCTACGAAAGCAACGACCTGGATGTGGCCGACCACCTGCTCAACGTCTACCTGCCGCTGGCGCGCGACGCAGGGCTGCCGGACCATGTGATCGTCAGCTACCGCATGCGCGCGCGCATCGCGTTCCTGCGCGGCGACGTGGACTCGGCCTTCGGCCTGCTGACCGAACTGGAGTTCCTGGGCCACGACAGGCAGCTGCCGCGCGTCACCGCCAGTGCCAGGCTGGAGCAGGCACGCATCTTCACCCTGCAGGGCAATGGCCAGGCCGCAGCCGATGCGCTGCAGCGCGCGGACGACCCTGCGGTGTGGCCGCGCATCGAGCGGTTGCGCTTTGCGGCGCACGAGGTGGAGGACATCGCCATCGGCCGCCTGCGCTGGCGGCTGCGCTTCGTCCATGGGCTTGGCGAGCTCGAACGCGACCTGGCCGCGCATGTCACCCAGGCCCAGGCCAGCGGCCGTCGCCATCGCGAGCTCAAGCTGCGCCTGCTAAGCGCACTGGCCCTCGCGCGCAACGGGCGTCATGGTGAGTCGCTGGAGGCGTTGTCCGGCGTGCTGCACCACACGGCGCAGGAGGGATTCATGCGCCTGCTGCTGGATGAAGGCGCACTGCTGGCGCCGCTGCTGCGCCGGTTTCAGCGCGATGCCCGTTGTGCACGGGACGCCGGGCCCATCATCGTCGATCACGTCGCCCAGTTGCTGGAGGCCCTGGACAGAAGCGGCGAACTCATCGAGCCCGAAGAACCGCCGGATGAGGCAGACGCCGGAGCCGTGGACGCGCCGCCCGTGCTGGTGGACCCCTTGAGCCGTAAGGAGCTGAAGGTGCTGGAACTCGTGGCCTCGGGTTACTCCAATGCCGCGATGGCCGAGCGGCTGTTTGTCTCGGAGAGCACGGTGCGTACGCACCTGCGCAGCATCAACGTCAAGCTGGGCGCACGCAGCCGCACTCAGGCGGTGGCGCTGGCCCGTCGGCTGGGTGTCGTGCGCTGA
- a CDS encoding acyl-CoA dehydrogenase family protein, translating to MSLQFTPSWSDPDIELYRESVVRFIEEEVLPRDEEARKRGHVGHEIWRKAGELGLLCSDIPEEYGGAGGDFRHEAVLYEEMFRRSLTGMNVSVHSIVAHYFLNHGTEEQKRSYLPRMARGELVGAIAMTEPGAGSDLQAIRTRAEKRDDHYLVNGSKTFITNGFLAGVVLVACKTNPEERAKGTSILIVETEGTEGYRVGRVLDKIGMKAQDTSELYFDDVRVPHDRLLGGAEGQGFFQLMSDLPYERLIIGVTGLATMEAAYQATLDYVRERKAFGKTLFEQQNTRFKLAEIATQVTVGRAFIDRCIEQMVEGRLDTVTASMAKLWGSEMQGKVVDECLQLFGGYGYMNEYLIARMYADARIQRIYGGTSEIMKEVIARAM from the coding sequence ATGAGCTTGCAGTTCACCCCGTCGTGGTCCGATCCGGACATCGAGCTGTACCGGGAAAGCGTGGTGCGCTTCATCGAGGAGGAGGTGCTGCCACGCGACGAGGAGGCGCGAAAGCGCGGCCATGTGGGGCACGAGATATGGCGCAAGGCCGGCGAGCTTGGCCTGCTGTGTTCCGACATTCCCGAGGAGTACGGCGGCGCGGGCGGTGATTTCCGGCACGAGGCCGTGCTCTACGAAGAGATGTTCAGGCGCTCGCTCACGGGCATGAACGTGTCGGTTCACAGCATCGTCGCGCACTATTTCCTCAACCACGGCACCGAGGAGCAGAAGCGCAGCTACCTGCCACGCATGGCGCGCGGCGAGCTCGTCGGCGCGATCGCGATGACCGAGCCCGGCGCGGGCTCCGACCTGCAGGCCATCCGTACCCGGGCCGAGAAGCGGGACGACCACTATCTGGTCAACGGCAGCAAGACCTTCATCACCAACGGCTTTCTGGCAGGCGTGGTGCTGGTGGCCTGCAAGACCAACCCCGAGGAACGCGCCAAGGGCACGTCGATCCTCATCGTGGAGACCGAGGGCACGGAGGGCTACCGGGTGGGCCGCGTGCTCGACAAGATCGGCATGAAGGCGCAGGACACGTCGGAGCTGTACTTCGATGACGTGCGCGTGCCGCATGACCGCCTGCTGGGCGGGGCGGAGGGCCAGGGCTTCTTCCAGCTCATGTCGGACCTGCCCTATGAGCGGCTGATCATCGGCGTCACCGGCCTTGCCACCATGGAGGCCGCCTACCAGGCCACCCTGGACTACGTGCGTGAGCGCAAGGCCTTTGGCAAGACGCTGTTCGAGCAGCAGAACACCCGGTTCAAGCTGGCGGAGATCGCCACCCAGGTGACCGTGGGCCGGGCCTTCATCGACCGCTGCATCGAGCAGATGGTGGAGGGCAGGCTCGACACGGTCACCGCGTCGATGGCCAAGCTCTGGGGCTCGGAGATGCAGGGCAAGGTGGTGGACGAATGCCTGCAGCTCTTTGGCGGCTATGGCTACATGAACGAGTACCTGATCGCCCGCATGTATGCCGACGCGCGCATCCAGCGCATCTACGGCGGCACCAGCGAGATCATGAAGGAGGTCATCGCGCGCGCGATGTGA
- a CDS encoding CaiB/BaiF CoA transferase family protein: MAGPLEGVRVIEMAGIGPGPFCAMLLADFGAEVLRIVRPGTPIDAADVMARSRRQVAIDLKCEPGRDALLELLEQADMLVEGFRPGVMERLSLGPEACMARNPRLIYGRMTGWGQSGPMAHAAGHDINYIALSGALHAIGRHGEAPVVPLNYVGDFGGGGMLLAVGLLAALHEARRSGRGQVIDAAMTDGSALLSAFMYGFKAAGQWSNQRGENMLDGGAHFYDAYACADGRHVAIGAIEPQFYAELRERCGIQDPLFDEQMDTTRWPLLKLRLADLFRTRTRDEWCTLLEGTDACFAPVLDWDEAPAHPHNRARGTFVEAAGVIQPAPAPRFSRSGSVQPMPPSSLSLEDALGAWRAHRAGSGGDAPR; this comes from the coding sequence ATGGCAGGACCCCTGGAGGGTGTGCGTGTGATCGAGATGGCGGGGATCGGGCCGGGCCCTTTCTGCGCCATGCTGCTGGCGGACTTCGGGGCGGAGGTGCTGCGCATCGTACGGCCCGGCACGCCGATCGATGCGGCCGACGTGATGGCGCGCAGCCGCCGGCAGGTGGCCATCGACCTGAAATGCGAACCGGGCCGGGACGCGCTGCTGGAACTGCTGGAGCAGGCCGACATGCTGGTCGAGGGCTTCCGTCCGGGCGTCATGGAGCGGCTGAGCCTCGGCCCCGAGGCCTGCATGGCGCGCAACCCGAGGCTCATCTATGGCCGCATGACGGGCTGGGGCCAATCCGGCCCCATGGCGCATGCGGCCGGGCATGACATCAACTACATCGCGCTGTCGGGAGCCTTGCATGCGATCGGCCGACACGGAGAGGCGCCGGTCGTTCCGCTCAACTACGTGGGGGATTTCGGCGGCGGCGGCATGCTGCTGGCGGTAGGCCTGCTCGCGGCCCTGCACGAGGCCCGCCGCAGCGGTCGCGGCCAGGTCATCGACGCGGCCATGACGGACGGATCCGCCCTGCTCTCCGCATTCATGTATGGCTTCAAGGCCGCGGGGCAATGGAGCAACCAGCGCGGCGAGAACATGCTCGACGGCGGTGCCCACTTCTACGATGCCTACGCCTGCGCCGACGGCAGACACGTTGCCATCGGTGCCATCGAGCCACAGTTCTACGCCGAGCTGCGCGAGCGCTGCGGCATCCAGGACCCGCTGTTCGACGAGCAGATGGACACCACCCGCTGGCCCCTGCTCAAGTTGCGGCTGGCCGACCTGTTCCGCACCCGCACGCGCGACGAATGGTGCACGCTGCTGGAGGGCACGGATGCCTGCTTCGCCCCGGTGCTCGACTGGGACGAGGCGCCCGCGCATCCGCACAACCGTGCGCGCGGCACCTTCGTCGAGGCGGCAGGCGTGATCCAGCCTGCGCCGGCTCCGCGTTTTTCGCGCAGCGGTTCCGTGCAGCCCATGCCGCCCTCCTCGCTCTCGCTCGAGGATGCACTCGGCGCCTGGAGAGCGCACCGGGCAGGCAGCGGCGGCGACGCACCACGCTGA
- a CDS encoding sensor histidine kinase, giving the protein MTDARIVHRLLSQRAVQHDAVMAMLPLLQPPVDRPGDVAVPLPRLPAAYPQIIEVLRRLQGSAWPAGWTDALRTRLEEAAARSRQSGHAELAQADLPAGRVWLALAGQVAGQSGGRAANPPVDFALLLDLRATIPWDEWPMDAGSSPVRVRLEYEGQAFVVQAGRHLANGWHYDFHKTLAAQSQPFDVVLERDVGWSELPWGRMLAWALVSAAVLAVLRSLLRQRVAARRAEELLRVGQVARLNQLGELAAGMAHELNQPLTALLANTQAAQRLLGDDEPDLDTARHAMGQAVDQARRASAVVGRLRRIVERPDLSGQAQPLALQAAVHDALHLLEPELRRRGIALQVDAPADLPAVLAEPVALQQIIHNLVMNALQAMDQVDAGRRRLRVSLRTEGARALLSVRDTGPGIGPEARARLFTPFYTTREGGLGLGLSLSESLAQAMGGELTLAPPTNVPGDEPGAEFLLLLPLASSS; this is encoded by the coding sequence GTGACGGATGCGCGCATCGTGCATCGGCTGCTCAGCCAGCGCGCCGTGCAGCATGACGCGGTGATGGCGATGCTGCCGCTGCTGCAGCCCCCGGTCGATCGTCCGGGCGATGTGGCGGTGCCGCTGCCGCGCCTGCCTGCCGCATACCCCCAGATCATCGAAGTGCTGCGCCGCCTGCAGGGCAGCGCCTGGCCGGCCGGTTGGACCGACGCCTTGCGCACTCGGCTGGAGGAGGCGGCTGCGCGCTCGCGCCAGAGCGGCCATGCAGAGCTTGCGCAGGCCGACCTGCCTGCGGGCCGGGTGTGGCTGGCGCTTGCGGGTCAGGTTGCCGGCCAGTCCGGTGGCCGGGCAGCGAACCCGCCGGTCGATTTCGCGCTGTTGCTGGACCTGCGCGCGACGATTCCATGGGACGAATGGCCCATGGATGCCGGCTCCAGCCCGGTGCGCGTGCGTCTCGAGTACGAGGGACAGGCTTTCGTGGTGCAGGCGGGGCGGCATCTGGCCAACGGCTGGCACTACGATTTCCACAAGACGCTGGCCGCGCAGAGCCAGCCTTTCGACGTGGTGCTGGAGCGTGATGTGGGATGGAGCGAGCTGCCCTGGGGGCGCATGCTGGCCTGGGCCCTGGTCAGTGCGGCGGTGCTGGCGGTGCTGCGCTCGCTGCTGCGCCAGCGCGTGGCGGCACGCCGCGCCGAGGAGCTGCTGCGCGTCGGGCAGGTTGCGCGGCTCAACCAGCTGGGCGAGCTGGCGGCTGGCATGGCGCATGAGCTGAACCAGCCGCTCACTGCGCTCCTTGCCAATACGCAGGCGGCACAGCGGCTGCTGGGGGATGACGAGCCGGACCTGGATACCGCTCGCCATGCGATGGGCCAGGCCGTGGACCAGGCGCGGCGTGCCAGCGCGGTGGTGGGCCGCCTGCGCAGGATCGTGGAGCGGCCCGACCTGTCGGGACAGGCCCAGCCGCTCGCTCTGCAGGCCGCGGTGCATGACGCCCTGCACCTGCTGGAGCCCGAGCTGCGTCGCCGGGGCATCGCCCTGCAGGTGGATGCTCCGGCCGATCTGCCCGCCGTGCTCGCGGAGCCCGTGGCGCTGCAGCAGATCATCCACAACCTTGTGATGAATGCGCTGCAGGCGATGGACCAGGTCGATGCAGGCCGGCGCCGCCTGCGAGTGAGCCTGCGCACCGAGGGCGCACGGGCCCTGCTGAGCGTGCGCGACACCGGGCCGGGTATTGGACCCGAAGCGCGGGCGCGGCTGTTCACTCCGTTCTACACCACCCGCGAGGGCGGCCTGGGCCTGGGTCTTTCGCTCTCGGAAAGCCTGGCGCAGGCAATGGGCGGCGAGCTCACCCTGGCTCCGCCCACAAATGTTCCGGGCGACGAGCCTGGCGCCGAATTCCTTCTGCTGCTTCCGCTGGCCTCCAGTTCCTGA